CACTGTCCATCGTGACGTTTTGCTATTTACGGATCTGGATTTTGGTGATTCAAGTCAAACACCGGGTGAGACAAGACTGCAAGCAGAAGCTCAGAGCAGCTGACATCCGGAATTTCTTGACTATGTTTGTAGTTTTTGTCCTTTTCGCTGTGTGCTGGGGACCATTAAACTTTATTGGCCTTGCTGTTTCAATTAATCCTTCAAAAGTACAGCCACACATTCCAGAATGGCTTTTTGTCCTGAGCTATTTTATGGCCTATTTTAACAGCTGCCTCAATGCTGTGATCTATGGGCTTCTTAACCAGAATTTCCGGAAGGAGTACAAAAGGATACTGCTGACACTCCGGACTCCCAGGTTGCTCTTCATCGATGTGTCCAAGGGTGGGACAGAAGGGATGAAAAGCAAGCCATCTCCAGCTGtaacaaacaacaacaaccaaGCTGAAATACACTTCTGAGTCAGAGCAGTACTATTTATTCTGGATTACAGttgtatatataatataaaagAGCCTTTCTATGTGTGCTTTTCACAGCTGGTGTTGCTGGTCCCCTCATGCAAGGAAGGAGTCTGCTTCTCATGCAAGGAAGGAGTCTGCTACCTTTCATGCTTAGCTTATTGCTGCGAGATCAAGGCTTTGAGTAAGGATTTTCAGAACAGAAACGACTGAtctttatcttttttgtttttcctatgcCATCTTTCACCGTGTGCCTAATTAATTGGTTTGGTTGCTTTTGCCATAAGCATGCCAATGCCCTCAAAAAGGGAAGTGTTCGGAGTGCATGGACACATGCATTTATGCTTGAAATGCGACCTTCAAGAGCCGGCAAAATTGCCATGTATTACAAACAAATGTTTCTCCCCTCCATCTGAATTCTATCTTTTTAGAATTAACAGAGCCCAAACTATAGCAAACAAAGTGTAAACTGCATGACTTTCTACCCTTTCAACTGGGTAACAGTATTAGCCAGCAGGCAGACATATGGGTATGATGACTTCTACTGCGTGTGcgttcattttccttttcctttgtctcTTAAGGTTTAGAAGCTAGCCTGGGCTAGATGTGAGGCAGGCAAAAGCCAGACCTAGTGAGCGTCTGATGCACTCATTTTAATTGAATATCTACAGATATTAAGTACCCTTGCACTCTCCTTCCCAGGCTATGAGTAAGAGTATAACATATGACATAATCTAATTACAGGAAGATACCTGGAGCCTGATTCTAATTTAGGCAGTATCCTGTCATTCGTTCCAAATGTCTTTCAGAAGTCCCGGCTACTTGAACATCACAAAAAAGATGAACATAGCAGAATCCCATCTGTTTAGTGCAGATACTGGCTTTTAAGTTGCAGTTATATTTCCATTTGCAGACaaggggagaaggggaaggaagtGTTTGTTCCAAATATCTTTCCTTTTGCCCACCACATCACGTGAATCTGATGGGGGTGTGGAGTGGAGATTTTTTGTCCATTTTATTCATGTGCAAAACTGTAATTTATTCCTGGAGCTGGGAGAGGAAAGCTACTTAACATGTTCATGCATCAGTTCTCAGTTAAAGCCTGCACTCTGTTATCTTTGTCATTAgaaactgtgtcctgaagtgctgGGAAGGCCAGTATTGCATTAGAACTAAGCACATGGGCAAAGAGCAGGCTGTTTCTTTAATGGAgggagttggggggggtggggggtgtgtgacAGCAGCTGTCTGTAAATatgactcttctttttttcatttgcttcattGTGAATTCATCTCCTTATGGTTTTGAATGGGGGGAATCCTGCTTTAAAATCAACAGGTAAAACTCCTCTGGTGCAAGCTAGCAAAGCTGGCTTGGCGCTGCTGTGCGGAGAGGCACTGCGGGAGCTGTGCGATGGAGAGGAGCGGGTCTGAGCCCATGGGTCTAATgaggccagcagccagccctgctcctgatcAGAGAGCAGTCTTCTCTCTTTGATTGTAGTCAAAGCAGGGCCAGttcccagggctgagccctgaAGCACTGAGAACCAGACTTTGCAATAGCCTGTAGGTGCCTAAAGAGGGAGGTGCATAGGGTTCACAACAACCCTGAGCAGGCGAAGTGCCTAAAACTTAGTGACGTTAACGAGGCATTTGTGCATTGCCTGCTGAAAGCAACTTGTTGCTAAATGTCCCTTCTACTGGTttcgggggggaggaggagttGAGAGAAATCAAGCCCCTTTATGAAGTGGGCCAAGAAACATAGCGTGGGGCATTGCTTCGGTGAGGACTGCAGTGTGCGCGCTGCGACGTGGTGAAGGGTGCTGCGGCACAAGGTGGGGTCTCTGTATTTGTAGGGCACCCTGGCACTTCGTGAAGTTTCAGACTCGAACATCTCAGCCAGTTCAGAtcattattgttttaaaatgcacCGCAGCCAGCCTCCCATAATAGGAATCAAACTGAGTTCTGTTTTGGCCTCTTAATCTGCCTGAACATGGCCAAATAAAGGTATCTTGACCCTCAGAAATGATGATGTGGTCCGTTTTCCTTCCAGCAAAACCAGTCTCGATGAATTCACACCATTCcaagcaaacaaaataattttgagtCAAACTTGGATAAGAAAAGGACCAAGGAATCCATAACTGCAGGGAGTGTTTGTCCCCTTGCGCCAAGGAGATGGCCTGTGTTCTGTGACTAGTCTTCAAAGTCACTTGCAATTAGCCACAACAGTGTGAGTTAGAATCACACTAGGAAATAATTTTAAGCATCTAGCGCCAAGCCAAATATACTCCTGTAAGACAATCGTGAAGAATGTTGTACGGGTTTGCCAAATGTCTCCAACACTCGACAACTGGGGTTTCATCTTTGTCTTTCTAACTGAATGTTCAGGGAAGGcaatatgatattttttttttctttaagcttacATTTGCACTATTTCTTATTCAGGCTCCAAAGTTAACAGCCAGCGAGCATTTGAACCAAACCAAGTAAGCCAAAGAGGTCCCGAACAGGCAAGCTGCGGGAGTCTCTGCTGGTATCTAGCAGgaaggggagcagcaggagcGTGACAGGGCACGTCCCCAGGGCTCACAGAGTCACTGCTGAACCAAACTATGCAAAGTGAGAGAGGATCTGCTCGTCTTCTGCTGTAGGGTCTGAGCCCACCTCCTGCCAGGGTCATTGCAGGGGAGGGGCTGAGTGGCTGCTGCGCTGGGGTGGGTCCCGAGGAGCTCCCTGCACGTCTGACCGTGCCACCAGCTGGcagggtggggatggggctgtGACGGGCGCGTCTGTCTGACAGCACAGAGAACTTGCCCTAGTATGACCTGTTCAGAAGCGCTTTGGGTGTCCCGCTATGCAAGGGCTGCCTGAGAGTGAGCCTGGAGCTGGGATGATTCAGCTGCAACAGTTGGAGTCCTGAGCTCAGTCCTGCTAGAGCTGAGGTTTGCAATATGAAATATGAAAAGCCAGGAACATGGCTTCAAACAGAAAACACTGTGCGACTTGCTAGCACTTTGATACAGAGGGAGTGCTTCGGATAGGATAGATTTTTATACTGACTTATTTTAAAGCTACCCAAGCAGTTCCTTATTTTTATGTTAAGAAATGGTTAACGGTACAGAGTTTATTTTGTTAGCATTTGTTTACAGAAAAGGGAATTGTGTCTTAAACTTGGAATCCTGAGCAGTGTCAGAGTTTTCCTGTGGGGATCTAGCTGTAAACCAAATTCGAGTTTTCAAGGAGATCCCACAGCTTAAACCACGCTCTGCCAACTCCACCTGTTGCATACCTAGCCTTAAGTCTCAGAAATAACATTGAGGTCTCCTATAAACTGGTTTTAAATCACTTGCTCTGGATTTGACCTGGTGGTGTTGAATACCTATTCTAGCCCCAAACTCCAAAATTGTCATAGTGGACATAAACTTATGGAGACACAGTATTGCTGTAAGGGAAGAGAAATCTGTTGCCGCAAAGAAGTACTTTTGGATGTTGCTAATGAATGTTGTTTATTTAAGAAGAATGTAACcaatgtatttatatataaatatgtatttcataTGCTGTTTCCATCTTATCATTTGATTTAGAAACCTTCAGTATACTTCCCTATTGCTATTTTTGATCATAAAGTAGATTCATTCCCTTTATCTGTTAAAACTGTAATAAATCTGCCATTGGACtgcttattgatttttttttttcacttgcagtaattttttaataaatatttggaaaaacaGCTTGGGTTTTGTTGACTCCCAGAAAGCGGATTGAATTGACAAATATAATGAAGTTCAGGCATACCTCAGCTGCCTAGCTCAGGCCTGGAAGAGAATGACCCAGTGCATGTGGGACATCTCCTTGGATTCATGTGTTTTTCTTCCCCCCGCCTGTGACCCAGCTGCCTGATGCATGATGGCCTTCCTCATCAGGGAAGAAACGTTCTCCATACTGCCGATGGTCTCATCGCTGTGTGTCCCTCCAAGGCCCTTCACCTTTCTTCTGTCTGTGTCTATCCCTCGGGTGCTACGGAAGCAAAGATGGTGCCACATCGTTCCCTTGCCCTACAAACTGCATTGCAGCTGGGAAGGAGAGCGCAGCCAAGCTGTGAATAGGAGGGTGTAGGAGCCAAGGTGGTCGCAAGTCAGGGCGTGAGGTGGCATTTGGGTTGTAGGGGAGGGTTGGGGACAGAGTTCCCCTGGGCTGAGGCGTAGTGAGGGCTGTCGCAAACTTGGTCTCCGTCGAGGAGCTTTGTGAGGATGAGGACTGCTGTATCCAAGATGCTTTGATTTTTTACAAAAAGTGCCTTATTCCTGTTTCCTAACCACGTGTAATCATGCTGTTAAGGTAACAAAGGCTGAGATTATCCATTAGAACAAAAAACTGCTGAACAACCCAACCGTGGAGCAGATGTATTGAATGCACAGTACTGTCCATTCAATGACATCCCAGAGCAGCACTGATATATTTTGCTAATTTTCAACAgacactggacttcatctgctGCTTCGACAGCAAAGCCTGCAATGCTTGGTGATGTGACATGCTGAAAGCAGGGGTTATCATAGCTGTAGATCCCAAAATGTCTGTCCGAGGAGAGCTGCTAGAAAACCCTCGCACGGAGTCGTACCTGCTATTTTGGCCACATGGAACTGAATGAAATGAACTGTCAGAAGTAAGGCAGTGATATTTATTTACTCACTTTCCACAAAGTACAGTAGCTGGGAGATAAGATACAGCTATAAAAGACAAGAGGTGTGGTAATTCAGCACCAGGATAAAATCTCACTCACGGTGACTATTTAGACATCAATATTTGTCATAATGTATTCAGATCCAAGCTTATAATTTGTAACATGAAGCCAGTCAATAAAGAGCTGCTGCATATGTATTTAGAATTTTATTGGAAAAATGTAAATTACTGGGCCTAATGCAATATTTCTTACCATAAAAGCCTTGAGATAAGAAATGCAGAATGGGTTCTTGTAGGAACTCTGTGATGGGATATGCAAATTTTTTCATTGGTGATAAGAACCATAAATTTTGTATCACTCATGAACTATGCTGTGAATGGAAGCTCCATAATATTGTTAACTGAATATTCACTTTGTAATGCTTGTTTATAATATCCATTATTCATATGCTATAAGTAATGCACTGTACAGCAGAGATAGAATTTACAGTATGGGGTCAGTTTCCAGAGCAAACAAGGTGGGTCTGAACCATTAACTGAAATACATTTCTATGTTTTCTCCCAAGCATGGTCTCCTGATAAGGTTTTTAACTCAAATAATAGCATCTAAGAGGCAAGGGAAACTTAAATGTCTTTTAGATTAGTGCCAACGGCTGTGCAGCCACAGCTTGCTTAGATTACCTTTTAAATAGACTGAGCCATAAAACCATTTTGTAAATCTGTCTGAAGCACATAATTTATTTTGTGTGTAGAATATTTTATAAGTAACACATTTAATAAGTTGTGATGTCTTTCCTTCTGAGTTGTGCTCCTCCTATGAGCAAGGCTTCTGAAGTTCCCTGGAAGTAGGGTGCAAAATTGTTTCCTGAACTGTAAGCAGGTTTCTTTGCATCAAGGTAGGTTTCCAGTGTTTTTAATAAGTGCATAGGATAGAGGTATTAATGTAGCAATAAAATACAACCTCTTCCTGGGTGAAAAGTGATAGGCatcttgcaattaaaaaaaaaaaatgcatggaaaataGCGCAAAaaaacttgcaggaaaaaaattgaaaaagacgTTTGTGGTTGAAATAAGAGAGGAATATTTGGAGGAATTGTGCTTACTCAAACTGGGACCTGGCTGGGACAATGAAGTTAACGAACCCGTTAATATAAAAAATGACCCAGGGATTTTTATGGCATTGGGGCACGCAGCCGGCATGGAGCTGGGTGTCTGGCTGCAGGAGCCCCAAAGTCACGAGCACAGAAAGAGGCAATACAGGAGGTAAAACTAAAGAAGCCAAGAGAAAACCAGAGCGTACTTCTGAAGATATTAAATGTACAAATGTATTGATGGTTAACATAAAAGTTTAGCAaggattttgctttttgttggtttcttttttaagtGAAGCCAGAACATGTTCCTTGATAACACTTTTGAAGTATTACAAAACACCGTCAGTCAACTTCAACACTCGGTTTTTACAGGTATTTGTCCTGCTGTCATTGCagcaccccagctccccacagcgtTGGCCTGCAATGGCTGGGGACAAATAATTTCTTCCAGCCTTCCCCAGCAAGATGAAATGGGTCGAAAAAAGCATTTTGGGAGGCCAGGGCATGCGCAGCCCCACATCAGCTTTGCTGGCGGCTGGGCCCACACCATGCTGGTGCCGCTGGCCTGGTGCTGCGTGCGGGCGGGTGAGGTGGCCGCCATCACAGGAGCCCCTCAGCGCCTTGGCAGGATCACCCGAAGAGCCCGTGCCGCTGGAGGCGAAGGCTCTGCCACTAATTCACAGCCAGATCTTGATGAAAAGATTTTCCCTCTTTCCCCCCAGCTGTGATTTAGCAGTAAATAAAACAAACTGGTCACCATCAAACACTCCTGAaagattgtttttgtttgttttgatggcGGCTTTGGAGGGCCCCGAGCTGCAGGGATGGGGCGGGACGGGGCTGATGGGCTGACGAGCTGCCCCTGGGCAGGGCGGTGTCACACCCAACCCCACGGGCTTAAATTGCCCTGGGGAGAGGCTCTTCCTTCCTTAGCAGAGCATggctggcagaggaggagggtgCTGTGGCTGCCATGTCTGCCCCAGCTGCTGTGAAGGGTCCATGTGTGCTGTGGGGCGGCAGTGCGGAACTGGGGCCATGTCTGGTTGCGATGGAGACTGGTGAGACCGAACCACGAGAGACACCTTGCTGAGGTGCGAGGGGGGtgcctggggagatgaggcttgCTGTCTTGGTGCAAGACTGTTTTAGTTGGAAAGCCAAAACGTGTTTTGGAAAGCGGGTGTCTGCTGTGGAAAAAcagggctgctctgctgtggTAGCTTATGGCTTTCCCTGCAGGAattgccctagggaggccccatctggagtactgtgtccagttctgggctccccagctcaagaaagatgaggagctactggagagagtccagcagagggctacgaggatgaggaggggactggagcatccctgctatgaggaaaggctgagggagttggacaaggggcaatgggcacaaactgaagcagaggaacttccagctgaacatgaggaagaacttcaccctgagggtgaaggagacctggaacaggctgcccagggaggctgtggagtctccttctctggagatattcaagacccgcctggacaaggtcctgcgcagcctgctgtaggtgaccctgcttcggcaggagggttggactggatgatccccagaggtcccttccaaccccaaacattctgtgattctgtgaattaggACTGCAACCAGGGGCTTTTCTCACTGGCAAAGCCAGTTGCTGCTGGTGTCCCACGTTGGCAGtgcccacagcacagcccaccTCCACCCTCTGGGTGTCTGGCTAGGCAGGGCTGCCACGTTTGTGTTGTGGTGATGACACtgagccccagcacacccagcgcAGACTGGGACGTGTGAGAAACAGTGAATATTTCGGCACCAAGCCAGGTTAAACCCAGCCTGGGTCGGTCATAACCAGGCACCGCTTCAAAGCGGTAGCAGGGCTAGAAGCAGCCCTTATATGCAAACCCTGAGGGCAATGAGACACTCTCCTGCTATGTTCTAGGCCAGAAGTTAagctcttccttccttctccattGCCACTTCTCTGTTTTCCAAGCAATGCTGAGGATTCATCCATAGGACCCCTGGTCAGCAGGCCTTTGCCTGCGGGCCAACACTGAAACAGAGGAATagacaggagaaggaagaaagagcaGCACCTTGGCCTGAAGCCCTTTACATTCCAGAATAGATCTTATTCATACTGCTCTCCTCATTGTATAGaaacatgtatatatatgtatatacacacagctTGGGTTTTCCTGCAGGAATCAATGCCAGTTATAACTTACAAAGTATTGACTGTGTAAAGGCTGTGATTTTTGTCCTGGGTACTTCAGAGCAGATGGAAAACGCAGCAGGTGCTGATGATGTTTTTGTGCCCTTGGGAGAACTTGTCACAGTTACCTGTTTATCTTGTtgattttgacattttactgCCTGAAACTGCTCTGTAACATAAAAGCACACGCAGGGCAGTGAGAGGTGAAGCCTTACAGATTCACTTATTCTTGAACAACTGAAAATCAATAAGCTacaagcaacaaagaaaaatgtCTCTTTGTGCATGCAGAGGAAGGCTGGTGTTTATACTGAGGAAATATCAGGGGTCTACACATTGTGTATTAGTGACTGGAGAGTGTAAAATCAGCTTTGCTTTAgctgctgtgcaagtgcttttcctttgctttttcaaCAGACGATGGAAACCTTGGTTTATTTTGGGGGTTTGAGGTTTATTTGAGGGCTGGTAGTACAGACATGGAAGGGTTCCTGTGCTCAGCATATTTAAAATGTGAAGTTTGTAGAGGATGAAAAAGCAAGGCAAGACCTGCTGGCTGGTCTGCATgagtccagctctgcagcaggaatAGGCACTGCTTTTCTGTGCCTGGCTCTATAAGAGCTCAGAAAAGGGGATGCTTCTCCCCTGCTGATCCCACCTGTAGACTGGAGAGATTTGGGCAGGCTTTATTCCAAGAAGGAAATAAGAGTTTCTTTGCAACTGTGGGTCCTTGGGCTGATGGACTGTGGTGTTCCATATGCCAGACCTTTCCCCCACTCTGTTCTCTGATGCTGAAATTTTGGAAACCAAAGAGTAGTTTTTCCTGCTCCCACCCTAGCAGGCAGCATCTTCCAAGTACTTGTAGCTTGGTGCTTGCCTTGGAGCATGTTCATGGGTGGTGTTGTTTGAGGAATTACTCTTACATACAAGTGACCTCTTTGAAGGGGCAATGAGCTGGGTTGGAACAGCATAGCTGGTGATAACAGCTGGGATGGTCGTTGCACAATCTCAGTCTTCACGGTTTGCAGAGTAAGGTAATCAGGCTTCTCCCTAAGGAATGAATTGCACCTCTCAGACTGCACTGTCTTCTGGGGCTGCAGCATATAGTACTTTTATAGACTGGAATGGATGTGGAACGGACTGCTTGTAGCAATTTCTATAGGTCTTTTCAGTTCTGAATGCTTGTCTCTTGATTTGGTCATAACTCAGAGTTCTTCACTGCACAGTTGTATCTGAAATTCACCTTTGAAGTAACATGAATCCCAAACAACTGCCAGAATTCAGAGCTTTCAGCTGAAAGAGGTAGGGCTCACTGTTTAACAGAAATTCATGTTAGCCATTAAACCTCTTAGCTGCTAATTAAATGGACTATTTCTGTGTTATGTGTAAATCCATCCATATTTTCCACTTTGCAGCCAGATAGAATTTCATTAAGGCCCTTCAGTAACTGTAAAGGGATAGCGGCAGCTAGCATTTTgaggtgttttgggtttagtgAATTATATCACTATCTTGTACTGATTACTAAATACTTTAATGATATGTCTAATAgaacttatttttgttttggcaGGGACATTAGGATGATAAACAACTCGGCAAAAAAGAGTCAATTACAGCTGAGCTCAGAGGTGGTGCTTGAATCTTTAAGTCCATAGTTGCCATAGCTATTACAAGGATGTGTAAAAAGAGCTGGATAACTTTCTATACAAGTCTATTTGTCAAACTTACTGCATATCAAACACTGATTTAAACTGCAGTTCCTTTATATGACGAATATGGAAAGGCTCCCTTTTGCCAGCCTCTGTTCTCATAGCTTCTTAGTTAGCTGACAGTGACtttggttttctctgttttgtgtcAACTTGAAGAGTGGATGCTGTCTAATGGTTGAAGCAGGGGACTGAGAAGAGGTGACAAGTCAGGAGATCTTGCCTCTTTCTCGCTTGGTTTGTGACCTTGAAATGAAGCATGCTCTGTTTTTTCCCTGTGGTACAGAGGTATAGTTAATTACCCTGCAAAGCACTGAAGATGGGACAATTAACATTTGTCTAAGGGAATTGCACAATGATTAAGCCTTAATTTGCTATacgatttctttctttctcattaaccctgctgaagcaggatcttcaaaatgaaaatcagaGGTGAACATCATTCTTAGAAGTGTAGAGGCCTGAAGAAGTCAGCCTCATCATGGCTTTGCAGACCCACTTGTATTATATTGACCTGGGACAAAACCTAGGATTTGAGTACAGGTAACAGGTTGTTACACTGCTGCAGTCCCCTGATTTTTCTTTACTGATGTGCTTCTGTGTGgccggggggatggagggggagagaaaaacacaaaCTACCCAAAAAACATGTGGCGGAAAACCATTGGCAACAGAGAAACAAAGCCAGCTGGGTTTTGACCTGGTCTTTCACTACAACAGatattgagatgctggagcatgtccagagaagagcaacaaggctggtgaggggtctagagtacaagtcttatgaagagcacCTGAGGGAACAGAGATTGTTCAGtatggagaagaagaggctgaggggagaccttattgctctctatagctacctgaaaggaggttgtagtgagagtgggcgttggtctcttttcccaagtaacaagtgataggatgagaggaaacggactcaggttgcttcaggggagttttagattggatatgaggaaaaaattcTCTACCAAAAGGGTTATCGAGCATTGAACAAGCTGcgcagggaaatggtggagtcaccatccctggaggtatttaaagagGTGTAAAGGTAACACTTTaaggatgtggtttagtggtgggcttggcagtgttaggttcatGGTTGGACTCAGTGCTCTTAAAGGTcttctcaacctaaatgattctagcTTATGATTTCCACCTGAACGTGGTGTATGAAAGGCAGGAAGATGTGCCTTTGCTATTGATGTTTCATGTGTAGGTTGGATATG
The Opisthocomus hoazin isolate bOpiHoa1 chromosome 14, bOpiHoa1.hap1, whole genome shotgun sequence DNA segment above includes these coding regions:
- the GPR50 gene encoding melatonin-related receptor isoform X2, producing the protein MNGNSGNIFVISLSVADLVVAVYPYPLILSAILHNGWTMGNVHCQISGFMMGLSVIGSIFNITAIAINRYCYICHSLRYDKLFNLKNTCCYLCLTWTLTVVAIVPNFFIGSLQYDPRIYSCTFAQTVSTSYTITVVVVHFIVPLSIVTFCYLRIWILVIQVKHRVRQDCKQKLRAADIRNFLTMFVVFVLFAVCWGPLNFIGLAVSINPSKVQPHIPEWLFVLSYFMAYFNSCLNAVIYGLLNQNFRKEYKRILLTLRTPRLLFIDVSKGGTEGMKSKPSPAVTNNNNQAEIHF